The following are from one region of the Arachis duranensis cultivar V14167 chromosome 10, aradu.V14167.gnm2.J7QH, whole genome shotgun sequence genome:
- the LOC107469706 gene encoding uncharacterized protein LOC107469706 — protein sequence MFKKVEVTISLFDAIHQVPRYGKFLKDLCMNKDKILELETIPLGSSISALMEALPEKCDDPGPCMVTCTVNGVRSLDCICNLGACISIMPLSVYQVLKLPPLKRSAARFVLVDKSIITVAGVAEDVLVNIKGLVFPIDFYVLEMPSNEPERASSILLGRPFFRTSRFKLDAYSGTYSFGIDGRVVSFSLEEEVMKHPPENHSLFRCDLIDNIVAEVYLAKLDEKCMIEEANEDPSKLNTTHHTNHPEIQTSNHDKKIELKPLPPHLKYSYLDEAHKLSVIIAKELTPQQEEKLLDVLRKSKRAIGWSLADLVGITPKYASTAYFLKMEQDRSDKLKGDLIQPFLRL from the coding sequence ATGTTCAAAAAAGTCGAGGTAACCATTTCCCTTTTTGATGCTATCCATCAAGTTCCTAGATATGGAAAATTCCTCAAAGATCTATGCATGAACAAGGACAAAATTCTTGAATTGGAAACCATCCCATTAGGGAGTTCTATTTCCGCTTTAATGGAAGCATTGCCCGAGAAGTGTGATGACCCGGGCCCTTGTATGGTCACTTGCACCGTCAATGGAGTTCGATCCCTAGATTGTATTTGTAATCTTGGCGCATGCATTAGCATTATGCCGCTCTCCGTCTACCAAGTATTGAAGTTACCACCGCTAAAGAGGTCGGCAGCGAGATTTGTCCTagtggataaaagtataataacCGTAGCGGGTGTGGCGGAAGATGTATTGGTGAATATTAAGGGGTTGGTGTTTCCGATTGACTTCTATGTCCTTGAGATGCCATCAAATGAACCCGAGAGAGCATCATCTATcttacttggaagaccatttttTAGGACTTCTAGATTTAAGCTAGACGCCTACTCGGGAACCTACTCATTTGGGATAGATGGGAGGGTCGTGAGTTTTAGCCTAGAAGAAGAAGTAATGAAGCATCCACCGGAGAATCACTCTCTATTCCGGTGTGACCTAATCGACAACATTGTTGCCGAAGTGTACCTTGCAAAGTTGGATGAGAAGTGCAtgattgaagaagcaaatgaagATCCAAGCAAACTAAACACCACACACCACACAAACCATCCGGAAATCCAAACTTCAAATCATGACAAAAAGATAGAattgaagccactaccaccccACTTAAAGTACTCATATCTTGATGAAGCCCACAAGCTCTCCGTGATAATTGCAAAAGAGCTAacccctcaacaagaagaaaagttaCTAGATGTATTGAGGAAAAGCAAAAGGGCAAtcgggtggagtttggcagatCTAGTGGGAATAACCCCCAAGTATGCGAGCACCGCATATTTCTTGAAGATGGAGCAAGACCGGTCCGACAAACTCAAAGGAGACTTAATCCAACCATTCTTGAGGTTGTGA